AGCGCCGGTGGCGCCCACCGGAGCCGTAGGGTTGCTCCACCGCAGCGAGGTGGCTGCTGAGCAAAGGGAGAACAGCCGTGGAGTCGCCGAGCACCGACGTCGACAGCGTCACGCGCATTGCCGGCCGCATCCAGGCCAACGTGGAGAAGGTGATCGAGGGCAAGGGAGAGGTCGTCTCCGCCGCGATCGTCGTCCTGCTGGCCGAGGGGCACCTGCTGCTGGAGGACGTCCCCGGCGTCGGCAAGACCATGCTGAGCAAGGCCCTCGCCCGCAGCATCGACTCGACGGTGCGCCGCATCCAGTTCACGCCGGACCTGCTGCCGTCCGACATCACCGGCGTGTCGGTCTACAACCAGTCGACCCGCGAGTTCGAGTTCCGGCCCGGCGGCGTGTTCGCCAACGTCGTGATCGGCGACGAGATCAACCGGGCCTCCCCCAAGACCCAGTCCGCGCTGCTCGAGTGCATGGCCGAGCGCCAGGTGACCGTCGACAACGTCACCTACCAGCTGGAGTCGCCGTTCATGGTGATCGCGACCCAGAACCCGGTCGAGATGGAGGGCACCTACCCCCTCCCCGAGGCACAGCGCGACCGCTTCCTGGCCCGGGTCTCGATCGGCTACCCCGTACCTGCCGCGGAGATCGCCATGCTGGCCAACCACGGGGAGGTCAGTCCGCTCGACGACCTGGAGCCGGTGACCGACAGCGCCGAGATCCGCAAGATGTGCGCGATCGTCGGCCAGGTGCACGTCTCCGACGCGGTGCAGCGCTACGCCGTGTCCCTCACGGCCGCCACCCGGCAGACCCCCGAGCTGGTGCTCGGCGCGTCGCCGCGGGCCACCCTCCACCTGGTCCGCGCCGCCAAGGCCCGGGCCGCCCTGCACCGTCGCGACTACGTCCTGCCCGACGACCTGCGGGCGCTGGTGCAGCCCGTGCTCGCCCACCGGCTGCTGCCCAGCGCGGAGGCCGCGATCGGCGGCCGCACCGTCGCGACCATCCTGGAGGGCATCGCCGCCCAGGTCCCCGTGCCCGACCCGACCTCCTGAGCGGCGCGGCGGATGCGGCGACATCTCTCCTCCCTGACACTCCGCGGCCGCGCCTTCCTGGCCGCCGGAGCGACGGCGGTGGCGTGCGCGATCGGCTTCGGCCAGCCGGCACTCACCCGCGTCGGGGTGCTGATGATGGCGCTGCCCCTGCTGGCCGCCCTCGTCGTGAGCCGGCGGCGGCACGACCCGGAGGTCGCCCGCTCGGTCTGGCCGCGACTGCTCCGCGCCGGCGAGACGGCCCGGATCGACCTCACCGTCTCCAGTGACCGCAAGCGCGCCGACGGCGCGCTGCTGATCGAGGACACCGTCCCCTACGCCCTCGGCGGCCGGGCCCGGTTCGTGCTGCAGGGCCTCGGGGGCGCCTGGGAGCGCACCGTCTCCTACCCGGTCCGCTCGGACCTGCGGGGCAGGTACGTCATCGGGCCGGTCGTCGCCCGCCTCGCGGACCCGTTCGGGCTGGTCGAGCGTCGCCGGCCGATCGGCGGCACCGCGCAGCTGACGGTGACCCCCCGCGTCGTACCGCTCCCGTCGATCCCGCTGGCCGGGGGCTGGCAAGGTGCCGGCGAGCACCGGCCCCAGGCGTTCGCGTCGGGCTCCGCCGAGGACGTCAGCGTCCGGGAGTACCGCCGCGGCGACGACCTGCGCCGGGTCCATTGGCGCAGCTCGGCCCGGATCGGCGAGCTGATGGTGCGCCGCGAGGAGCAGCCGTGGGAGGCCCACGCGACCGTGCTGCTGGACAACCGGCGCCTCGCCCACCGCGGCCAGGGCCCCGCCTCCAGCCTGGAGGCGGCGGTCATCGCCGCCGCGTCCGTCGCCGTCCACCTGGAGCAGCACGGGTACGCCGTCCAGCTCTGCACCGCCGACGGGATCGGTGGCGTGGCCGGCGCCGACAAGGCCGGCGCCCTGGGCGCCGAGCGGGCGCTGGAGCACCTGGCCGTCCTCGAGATGTCGCACCGCGCGACCCTCGACGTCGGCTGGTCCGGCGAGCAGGCGCGCGGCGGCGTGGTGGTGGCCGTTCTCGGCGGCTTCCTCCCCGACGACACCGCCGCCCTGCGCCGGATCCGCCACGACGCGGGCGTTGCGCTGGCCCTGGTGCTCGACGTCGGCCAGTGGTCGCCGAGCCGGGAGGCGCTCGGCGGCGACGCCGCCGCGCCGGTCACCTCCCTGGCCTGGCGCGCCACCGGCCTCGGACCACGCGACCAGCTCGACGCGGCCTGGCGCGAGCTCGGCCGGGCCCCGGTGCGCGGAGGTGCGCGCGGATGAGCTCGCCCCGGCTCGGCGAACGTCGCGGACCGTTCGGCCCGGCGCTGCTCTTCGGCGTCCTCGCCGTGCTCACCACCTGGGCCGCGCTCACCGCGTGGCGCGGCTTCGTCGACCTTCCCGGGACCTATCTCCGCCCGCTCGGAGTGCTCGCCGGGCTGCTCGCGGTCAGCGGTGCCCTGCTGCGCTGGCTCGGCACGCCGCGCTGGCTCACCACCCTCGTCCAGACCGTGCTCACCGCCCTGGTCGTCACCCGCCAGATCACCGGCTCGTTCCTCCCCACGGGGGACACCGTGGCCGCCATCGGACACGCCCTGGAGGCCTCGGTCGACAGCGCACGTCAGTACGCCGCCCCGATCGGCGCCGAGGTCCCTCCGGTCTGGCCGCTGCTCGTCGTCGCCGGCGCCGGCGTCCTGCTCCTCGTGGACACGCTGGCCTGCACGTTGCGCAAGGTCCCCGCCGCCGGCCTCGGCCTGCTCGCGGTCTACGCGCTGCCGAGTGGTGTGCTCGACGGAGGTCCCGACGTGGGGAGCTTCCTCGCCGCCGCTGCGGGCTTCCTGGTCCTCCTCCACCTCGAGTCCCGGGACCATCTGCTGCGCTGGGGGCGCGCGGTCGGGCCCGACGAGGACACACTGTGGCGGGGCAACCCGATGCTCGAGGCCATGCGTGCCGGTGCCGGCCGGATCGGGATCGGCGCCACCGCGCTCGCCCTGGTGATCCCGGCCTTCCTGCCGACCGTGGGCGTCAACGTGCTCGACCTGGGCTCGGGCGGTGGCAACGGCGACATCCGGATCCGCAAGCCGATCGCCGACATGCGCCGCGACCTCGAGCGCGGGCGGGACGTGCCGCTCATCCGGGTCCGCACCGACGACCCGGACCCGTCGTACCTGCGGGTGTCGGTGCTCAACCGCTTCACCGGCGACGAGTGGAGCAGCGGGGACCGCGACGTCGCCCGGGACGACCGCGCCGACGGCCCGGTCGCGCGGCCGCCCGGCCTCGCGTCCGACGTACCCACCACGGCGTTCGACTACGACGTCGAGATCACCGAGGACTTCAACTCGACGTGGCTGCCGACGCAGTATCCCGTCTCCGCGGTCGACGCGCCCGGCGACTGGCGCTTCGACCCGTCCACGATGGACTTCCTCGCCGCCGACGACGACCTCGACACCCGCGATCTTGCATACACGATGACCGCGCTGCGCGTGGAGTTCGGCACCCGACGCGACTTCTTCCGCGACTCGGCGGACGACGACGTCTCCGAGGAGGTCCTCGACCTGCCGGGCACGGTGCCGGGGGTCGTGCGGAACCTGGCCCGCGACGTGACCGAGGGCGCCGTGTCCGACTACGAGCGGGCGCTGCTGCTGCAGCGCTGGTTCCGCCAGGACGGCGGCTTCACCTACGACCTGGCGAAGGCACCCGAGGGCACCGGCAACCAGACCCTGGAGAGCTTCCTCGCCCGCGACGGCCGGGTCGGCTACTGCGAGCAGTTCGCCTCCGCGATGGCGGTGATGGCACGGACGCTGCGCATCCCCGCCCGGGTCGCGGTCGGCTTCCTGGAGCCGGACCGGATCGGCGGCGATGTCTGGGAGTACAGCAGCCACGACCTGCACGCCTGGCCGGAGC
This region of Nocardioides sp. L-11A genomic DNA includes:
- a CDS encoding MoxR family ATPase; this translates as MESPSTDVDSVTRIAGRIQANVEKVIEGKGEVVSAAIVVLLAEGHLLLEDVPGVGKTMLSKALARSIDSTVRRIQFTPDLLPSDITGVSVYNQSTREFEFRPGGVFANVVIGDEINRASPKTQSALLECMAERQVTVDNVTYQLESPFMVIATQNPVEMEGTYPLPEAQRDRFLARVSIGYPVPAAEIAMLANHGEVSPLDDLEPVTDSAEIRKMCAIVGQVHVSDAVQRYAVSLTAATRQTPELVLGASPRATLHLVRAAKARAALHRRDYVLPDDLRALVQPVLAHRLLPSAEAAIGGRTVATILEGIAAQVPVPDPTS
- a CDS encoding DUF58 domain-containing protein; this encodes MRRHLSSLTLRGRAFLAAGATAVACAIGFGQPALTRVGVLMMALPLLAALVVSRRRHDPEVARSVWPRLLRAGETARIDLTVSSDRKRADGALLIEDTVPYALGGRARFVLQGLGGAWERTVSYPVRSDLRGRYVIGPVVARLADPFGLVERRRPIGGTAQLTVTPRVVPLPSIPLAGGWQGAGEHRPQAFASGSAEDVSVREYRRGDDLRRVHWRSSARIGELMVRREEQPWEAHATVLLDNRRLAHRGQGPASSLEAAVIAAASVAVHLEQHGYAVQLCTADGIGGVAGADKAGALGAERALEHLAVLEMSHRATLDVGWSGEQARGGVVVAVLGGFLPDDTAALRRIRHDAGVALALVLDVGQWSPSREALGGDAAAPVTSLAWRATGLGPRDQLDAAWRELGRAPVRGGARG
- a CDS encoding transglutaminaseTgpA domain-containing protein, with protein sequence MSSPRLGERRGPFGPALLFGVLAVLTTWAALTAWRGFVDLPGTYLRPLGVLAGLLAVSGALLRWLGTPRWLTTLVQTVLTALVVTRQITGSFLPTGDTVAAIGHALEASVDSARQYAAPIGAEVPPVWPLLVVAGAGVLLLVDTLACTLRKVPAAGLGLLAVYALPSGVLDGGPDVGSFLAAAAGFLVLLHLESRDHLLRWGRAVGPDEDTLWRGNPMLEAMRAGAGRIGIGATALALVIPAFLPTVGVNVLDLGSGGGNGDIRIRKPIADMRRDLERGRDVPLIRVRTDDPDPSYLRVSVLNRFTGDEWSSGDRDVARDDRADGPVARPPGLASDVPTTAFDYDVEITEDFNSTWLPTQYPVSAVDAPGDWRFDPSTMDFLAADDDLDTRDLAYTMTALRVEFGTRRDFFRDSADDDVSEEVLDLPGTVPGVVRNLARDVTEGAVSDYERALLLQRWFRQDGGFTYDLAKAPEGTGNQTLESFLARDGRVGYCEQFASAMAVMARTLRIPARVAVGFLEPDRIGGDVWEYSSHDLHAWPELYFAGSGWVRFEPTPSGRVEQVPAYTRVPVDGGPDDPRGGPTAPSSATPGATATVAPSAGPSRRPEIERDAGDTANADDGGIPTPLLVGGLVALALVLLGGAAVGGPASVRTRARRHRLAGSPDDVWSEVRATAIDLGRHWPDGRSPREAGRLLLDHLGGPTDPTAERPRTGAEAAPEAADALERVVLEVERSRYARPGAVRTQERTTLAEDGALVVAALEAGVGPRARRRARWIPRSVWGR